ATACACCTACGGTTTGCTCGAAAAACAATTTCGTAACATTTACGAAAAAGCAAACAGACAAGAAGGTGTTACCGGCGAAGTATTGCTTCAGTTATTGGAATCAAGACTGGATAATGTTGTTTTTAGATTGGGATTCGCAAAAACAAGACGACAAGCGCGGCAATTAACATCTCACAAACACGTAGTAGTAAACGGACAGGTAGTAAATATTCCGTCATATCAAGTGAAGCCGGGTGATGTAATTAGTATTCGTCCAAAGTCTAAAAACTTAGACCTGATTGACGAAGCATTGCAGAGCTATTCTACCAGCAAATACAAATGGCTTGAAACCGACAAAAAATCTAAAACAGGTAAGTTCTTAAACCTGCCTGTTATGGA
This sequence is a window from Rhodohalobacter sp. 614A. Protein-coding genes within it:
- the rpsD gene encoding 30S ribosomal protein S4, which translates into the protein MARYRGPKQKIARRFKEPIFGPSTALERKPYGPGQHGRSRFTRKSEYAIQLDEKQKAKYTYGLLEKQFRNIYEKANRQEGVTGEVLLQLLESRLDNVVFRLGFAKTRRQARQLTSHKHVVVNGQVVNIPSYQVKPGDVISIRPKSKNLDLIDEALQSYSTSKYKWLETDKKSKTGKFLNLPVMEEIPENINVQLIIELYSK